A stretch of the Mycobacterium sp. ITM-2016-00317 genome encodes the following:
- a CDS encoding dihydroxyacetone kinase subunit DhaK — protein sequence MTVLFIADRSKRASAGLSGLSMTAGEGVEYCSEPPFLYNSLPAEGRRVALVSGGGAGHEPMHGGFVGRGGLDAACPGEIFTSPHNRQIYVACGKVALPDGVLQIVKNYTGDVLNFNIAAERLRADGIPVEQVLVDDDWGSRDAGKVGRRGTAATVIVEKILGAAADAGWSLSELAALGRDIVARSRTVAVASEAHRSPGDGDRAFEVSPGSLEFGVGIHGEPARESIEASDLDGLVDRMVDALTADLSAPDGVLVLVNGLGGTGQLELLHFADAAARALDQRDLAVRSLVTGAYCTALDMRGVSLTVVDADPEWLPHWFAEHSTPGLPRRRPFPGIRDIGGTGDDGDVAEDASPWLQDVADQAERLRDRFNALDQAAGDGDFGDNLASGVSYAARRGEADDDLVADLGHLASAFLDDVGGSSGPLLGLVFGGISSRAEDARGDGLAAAVLAGLGDALTAVQRAGGAQRGDRTLVDALAAVVDDAERRGAEALDEASVQAAVEAAASTADMVPGRGRAAYVGERAIGHPDAGAVAIAWLCATLWRAVTGGGSDSADNALEALLPE from the coding sequence ATGACAGTGCTGTTCATCGCCGACAGGTCCAAGCGGGCGAGCGCGGGACTGTCCGGGCTGTCGATGACGGCAGGCGAGGGCGTCGAATACTGCAGCGAACCGCCCTTCCTCTACAACAGCCTGCCGGCCGAGGGCAGGCGGGTGGCTCTGGTCAGCGGTGGCGGCGCCGGGCATGAACCGATGCACGGCGGGTTCGTCGGTCGCGGCGGTCTGGACGCGGCGTGCCCGGGCGAGATCTTCACCTCGCCGCACAACCGCCAGATCTATGTGGCGTGCGGAAAGGTCGCGCTGCCCGACGGCGTGCTGCAGATCGTGAAGAACTACACCGGCGACGTCCTCAACTTCAACATCGCCGCCGAACGACTACGTGCCGACGGTATTCCGGTGGAGCAGGTGCTCGTCGACGACGACTGGGGCTCGCGCGACGCGGGGAAGGTGGGCCGCCGGGGCACCGCTGCCACGGTGATCGTAGAGAAGATTCTCGGCGCCGCCGCGGACGCGGGATGGTCGCTGTCGGAGTTGGCCGCGCTCGGGCGTGACATCGTCGCCCGGTCGCGCACGGTCGCGGTCGCGTCCGAGGCCCATCGCAGCCCCGGCGACGGGGACCGGGCGTTCGAGGTGTCGCCGGGGTCCCTGGAATTCGGGGTCGGCATCCACGGCGAGCCGGCGCGGGAGAGCATCGAGGCGTCGGACCTCGACGGGCTGGTCGACAGGATGGTCGACGCGCTCACCGCCGACCTGTCCGCGCCGGACGGGGTCCTGGTGCTCGTCAACGGTCTCGGCGGGACCGGGCAGCTGGAACTGCTGCACTTCGCCGACGCGGCGGCGCGGGCGCTGGACCAGCGCGACCTCGCGGTGCGCAGTCTGGTCACCGGTGCGTACTGCACGGCCCTGGACATGCGGGGTGTCAGCCTCACGGTCGTCGACGCCGACCCGGAATGGTTGCCGCACTGGTTCGCCGAGCACAGCACACCGGGGCTGCCCCGCCGGAGACCCTTTCCCGGGATCAGGGACATCGGCGGTACCGGGGACGACGGCGACGTGGCCGAGGATGCGTCGCCGTGGCTGCAGGACGTCGCGGACCAGGCCGAGCGCCTGCGCGACCGGTTCAACGCCCTGGATCAGGCGGCAGGCGACGGGGACTTCGGTGACAACCTCGCCTCTGGCGTGTCGTACGCCGCGCGGCGCGGAGAGGCCGACGACGATCTGGTGGCCGATCTGGGGCACCTCGCGTCGGCGTTCCTCGACGACGTCGGGGGAAGCAGCGGCCCGCTGCTCGGACTGGTGTTCGGCGGCATCTCGTCCCGCGCCGAGGACGCGCGAGGCGACGGGCTCGCCGCGGCGGTGCTCGCCGGGTTGGGTGACGCGTTGACCGCGGTCCAGCGGGCCGGCGGTGCGCAACGCGGCGATCGGACGCTGGTCGACGCGCTGGCCGCGGTCGTCGACGACGCCGAACGGCGCGGAGCCGAGGCGCTCGACGAGGCGTCGGTGCAGGCAGCCGTCGAGGCGGCCGCATCAACCGCGGACATGGTCCCCGGCCGGGGCCGGGCGGCCTATGTCGGCGAGCGGGCGATCGGCCACCCGGACGCCGGTGCGGTCGCGATCGCGTGGCTGTGCGCCACGCTGTGGCGGGCCGTCACCGGCGGCGGTTCCGACTCGGCGGACAACGCCCTTGAGGCGCTGCTACCCGAGTGA
- a CDS encoding DUF4185 domain-containing protein gives MFAAWNASSAGVASATPVELPPLLPGQVLRVGPVAGTGTPTADYGIGATDLCEFMSFPSGILQVCGDSFAGQGVGFGGWYSPIALHVVGDSLEDPGGVRYDGVMGVSAPLLADPTPPGTSQLPAGVIEINRENWMLVTTTRDLRPESSRLVKAVAGQANWQTVPGSVREAAHAGGRQSQISGYYDPIPTAESPRGWVYIVANNFDRSGPVVLYRATPQSFTDRAAWQGWTGVGWGGEPAPLWADRVGEMSVRQIDGQTVLSYFNATTGNMEIRVANAPTQLGTAPVTTVVVAAPWPERVEDLPPPQDNRLAQPYGGYLSPRSTPDAVRVFVSQWNTTPRGGSPYRVIQFAVNPIKPW, from the coding sequence ATTTTCGCCGCGTGGAATGCAAGTTCGGCGGGGGTGGCGAGTGCGACGCCGGTGGAGTTGCCTCCGCTGCTGCCCGGCCAGGTGCTGCGGGTCGGCCCGGTGGCCGGCACGGGCACCCCGACCGCCGACTACGGCATCGGGGCGACCGACCTCTGTGAGTTCATGTCGTTCCCGAGCGGGATCCTGCAGGTGTGCGGCGACAGCTTCGCCGGGCAGGGCGTCGGCTTCGGGGGCTGGTATTCGCCGATCGCGCTGCACGTGGTCGGCGATTCACTGGAGGACCCCGGCGGGGTGCGCTACGACGGGGTGATGGGCGTGTCGGCGCCGCTGCTGGCCGACCCGACACCGCCGGGCACCTCACAGCTGCCCGCCGGTGTCATCGAGATCAACCGCGAGAACTGGATGCTGGTGACCACCACCAGGGATCTGCGTCCCGAGAGCTCTCGTCTGGTCAAAGCGGTTGCCGGGCAGGCCAATTGGCAGACCGTTCCGGGGTCGGTCCGGGAGGCGGCCCATGCGGGCGGGCGGCAGTCGCAGATCAGCGGCTACTACGACCCGATTCCCACGGCCGAGTCGCCCCGCGGCTGGGTGTACATCGTGGCCAACAACTTCGACCGCAGCGGACCCGTCGTGCTCTACCGGGCCACGCCGCAGTCGTTCACCGACCGCGCCGCCTGGCAGGGGTGGACCGGGGTCGGGTGGGGCGGCGAGCCGGCGCCGCTGTGGGCCGACCGGGTCGGCGAGATGAGCGTGCGCCAGATCGACGGGCAGACGGTGCTGTCGTACTTCAACGCCACCACCGGGAACATGGAGATCCGGGTGGCCAACGCGCCGACGCAGCTGGGCACCGCGCCGGTGACGACGGTGGTGGTGGCCGCGCCGTGGCCGGAACGGGTGGAGGATCTGCCGCCCCCGCAGGACAATCGGCTGGCCCAGCCCTACGGCGGCTACCTCTCCCCGCGCTCCACCCCGGACGCGGTGCGGGTGTTCGTCAGCCAGTGGAACACCACGCCTCGCGGCGGCTCCCCGTACCGGGTGATCCAGTTCGCGGTGAACCCGATAAAGCCCTGGTGA
- a CDS encoding aspartate-semialdehyde dehydrogenase, whose amino-acid sequence MVNIGVVGATGQVGQVMRNLLAERDFPADEVRFFASARSAGKKLEFRGREIEVEDASTADPAGLDIALFSAGATMSRVQAPRFAAAGAVVVDNSSAWRKDPDVPLVVSEVNFQRDAGNRPKGIIANPNCTTMAAMPVLKPLHDEAGLTRLIVSSYQAVSGSGLAGVEELATQVRAVIDGAEQLVHDGSAVPFPAPNKYVAPIAFNVVPLAGSLVDDGSGETDEDQKLRNESRKILGIPDLLVSGTCVRVPVFTGHSLSINAEFAEPLSVARATEILRDAPGVSLVDVPTPLAAAGADDSLVGRIRQDPGVPDGRGLALFVSGDNLRKGAALNTIQIAELLAAQL is encoded by the coding sequence ATGGTCAACATCGGTGTGGTCGGGGCGACCGGCCAGGTCGGTCAGGTGATGCGGAACCTGTTGGCGGAGCGCGATTTCCCGGCTGACGAGGTGCGGTTCTTCGCCTCGGCGCGGTCGGCGGGCAAGAAGCTGGAGTTCCGGGGGCGCGAGATCGAGGTCGAGGACGCCTCGACCGCCGATCCGGCCGGGCTGGACATCGCGCTGTTCTCGGCCGGCGCGACGATGTCGCGGGTGCAGGCGCCGCGGTTCGCCGCGGCAGGCGCGGTCGTCGTCGACAACTCGTCGGCCTGGCGCAAGGATCCCGACGTCCCGCTGGTGGTTTCCGAGGTGAACTTCCAGCGCGACGCGGGCAATAGGCCCAAGGGCATCATCGCCAACCCCAACTGCACGACCATGGCCGCGATGCCGGTGCTCAAGCCGTTGCACGACGAGGCCGGCCTGACGCGGCTGATCGTCTCGAGCTACCAGGCGGTTTCCGGCAGCGGCCTGGCCGGTGTGGAAGAGCTCGCCACCCAGGTGCGTGCTGTCATCGACGGCGCCGAGCAGCTGGTGCACGACGGCTCGGCGGTGCCGTTCCCGGCGCCGAACAAGTACGTCGCACCGATCGCGTTCAACGTCGTCCCGCTGGCCGGTTCGCTCGTCGACGACGGGTCCGGCGAGACCGACGAGGACCAGAAGCTGCGCAACGAGAGCCGCAAGATCCTGGGCATCCCCGACCTGCTGGTGTCGGGCACCTGCGTGCGCGTGCCGGTCTTCACCGGGCACTCGCTGTCGATCAACGCCGAGTTCGCCGAACCGCTGTCGGTGGCGCGGGCCACCGAGATCCTGCGCGACGCGCCGGGGGTGTCGCTGGTGGACGTGCCGACGCCGCTGGCCGCCGCGGGCGCCGACGACTCGCTGGTCGGCCGGATCCGCCAGGACCCGGGTGTGCCGGACGGGCGCGGGCTCGCGCTGTTCGTCTCGGGCGACAACCTCCGAAAAGGCGCGGCGCTCAACACGATCCAGATTGCCGAACTGCTGGCCGCCCAGTTGTAA
- a CDS encoding aspartate kinase has product MALVVQKYGGSSVSDAERIRRVAERIVETKKAGHDVVVVVSAMGDTTDELLDLAKQVSPAPPARELDMLLTAGERISNALVAMAIESLGAEARSFTGSQAGVITTGIHGNAKIIDVNPGRLRAALDEGKIVLVAGFQGVSQDTKDVTTLGRGGSDTTAVAVAAALNADVCEIYTDVDGIFTADPRIVSNARRLDTVSFEEMLEMAAAGAKVLMLRCVEYARRYNLPIHVRSSYTDRPGTLVKGSMEDIPMEDAILTGVAHDRGEAKVTVVGLPDVPGYAARVFRALADVDVNIDMVLQNISKVEDGKTDITFTCSRESGPGAVEKLTALQDEIGFTRVLYDDLIGKVSLIGAGMRSHPGVTATFCEALAKAGINIDLISTSEIRISVLIKDTELDRAVAALHEAFGLGGAEEAVVYAGTGR; this is encoded by the coding sequence CTCGTCGTACAGAAATACGGCGGATCCTCGGTGTCCGACGCCGAGCGGATCCGTCGTGTGGCCGAGCGCATCGTGGAGACGAAGAAGGCGGGTCACGACGTCGTCGTGGTCGTCTCGGCGATGGGCGACACCACCGACGAGCTGCTCGACCTGGCCAAGCAGGTGTCGCCGGCCCCGCCGGCGCGCGAGCTGGACATGCTGCTCACCGCGGGTGAGCGCATCTCCAACGCGCTGGTCGCGATGGCGATCGAGTCCCTCGGCGCCGAGGCACGTTCGTTCACCGGCTCGCAGGCCGGCGTCATCACCACCGGTATCCACGGCAACGCGAAGATCATCGACGTCAACCCGGGCCGGCTCCGGGCCGCGCTCGACGAAGGCAAGATCGTGCTGGTCGCCGGCTTCCAGGGCGTCAGCCAGGACACCAAGGACGTCACCACCCTGGGCCGCGGCGGATCGGACACCACCGCGGTGGCGGTGGCCGCGGCGCTGAACGCCGACGTGTGCGAGATCTACACCGATGTGGACGGCATCTTCACCGCCGACCCGCGCATCGTGTCCAACGCCCGCCGCCTCGACACCGTCTCCTTCGAGGAGATGCTGGAGATGGCCGCCGCCGGAGCCAAGGTGCTGATGCTGCGCTGCGTCGAGTACGCGCGCCGGTACAACCTGCCCATTCACGTCCGGTCGTCGTACACCGACAGGCCGGGCACGCTCGTCAAAGGATCGATGGAGGACATCCCGATGGAAGACGCCATCCTCACCGGAGTTGCACATGACCGCGGCGAGGCGAAGGTGACGGTCGTCGGGCTGCCCGACGTGCCGGGCTACGCCGCCCGGGTGTTCCGCGCACTGGCCGATGTCGACGTCAACATCGACATGGTGCTGCAGAACATCTCGAAGGTCGAAGACGGCAAGACCGACATCACGTTCACCTGCTCCCGCGAGAGCGGGCCCGGCGCGGTGGAGAAGCTCACCGCGCTGCAGGACGAGATCGGCTTCACCCGCGTGCTCTACGACGACCTCATCGGCAAGGTGTCGCTGATCGGCGCCGGGATGCGGTCGCACCCCGGTGTGACGGCGACGTTCTGTGAGGCGCTGGCCAAGGCGGGCATCAACATCGACCTGATCTCCACCTCCGAGATTCGGATCTCGGTGCTGATCAAGGACACCGAACTCGACCGGGCGGTCGCGGCGCTGCACGAGGCGTTCGGCCTCGGCGGAGCGGAAGAGGCCGTCGTGTACGCGGGCACAGGCCGGTAA